In a genomic window of Nomascus leucogenys isolate Asia chromosome 4, Asia_NLE_v1, whole genome shotgun sequence:
- the ZNRD2 gene encoding protein ZNRD2, translating into MEGAEPPRRALRLDVTSCEPGGDNGNMALNGAEVDDFSWEPPTEAETKVLQARRERQDRISRLMGDYLLRGYRMLGETCADCGTILLQDKQRKIYCVACQELDSDVDKDNPALNAQAALSQAREHQLASASELPLGSRPAPQPPVPRPEHCEGAAAGLKAAQGPPAPAVPPNTDVIACTQTALLQKLTWASAELGCSTSLETSIQLCGLIRACAEALRSLQQLQH; encoded by the exons ATGGAAGGGGCGGAGCCGCCGCGGAGGGCGCTCCGCTTGGACGTCACTTCCTGTGAGCCCGGCGGTGACAACGGCAACATGGCCCTGAACGGAGCTG AAGTCGACGACTTCTCCTGGGAGCCCCCGACTGAGGCGGAGACGAAGGTGCTGCAGGCGCGACGGGAGCGGCAAGATCGCATCTCCCGGCTCATGGGCGACTATCTGCTGCGCGGTTACCGCATGCTGGGCGAGACGTGCGCGGACTGCGGG ACGATCCTCCTTCAAGACAAACAGCGGAAAATCTACTGCGTGGCTTGTCAGGAACTCGACTCAGACGTGGATAAAGATAATCCCG CTCTGAATGCCCAGGCTGCCCTCTCCCAAGCTCGGGAGCACCAGCTGGCCTCAGCCTCAGAGCTCCCCTTGGGCTCTCGACCTGCGCCCCAGCCCCCAGTACCTCGTCCGGAGCACTGTGAGGGAGCTGCAGCAGGACTCAAGGCAGCCCAGGGGCCACCTGCTCCTGCTGTGCCTCCAAATACAGATGTCATAGCCTGCACACAGACAGCCCTCTTGCAGAAGCTGACCTGGGCCTCTGCTGAACTGGGCTGTAGCACCTCCCTGGAGACTAGCATCCAGCTATGTGGCCTTATCCGCGCATGTGCGGAGGCCCTGCGCAgcctgcagcagctgcagcacTAA
- the FAM89B gene encoding leucine repeat adapter protein 25 isoform X2, translated as MNGLPSAEAPGGAGCALAGLPPLPRGLSGLLNASGGSWRELERVYSQRSRIHDELSRAARAPDGPRHAANAGPAAGPRRPVNLDSALAALRKEMLSTGGASAVGHVPVVPAVGPVRVNPGLQTPVPRPELLPGPVILPPFGQLLPTGCGPV; from the exons ATGAACGGGCTGCCCTCGGCAGAGGCGCCGGGCGGGGCGGGCTGCGCCTTGGCCGGGCTCCCACCGCTGCCGCGCGGCCTCAGCGGCCTCCTTAATGCGAGCGGGGGCTCGTGGCGGGAGCTGGAGCGCGTCTACAGCCAGCGCAGCCGCATCCACGACGAGCTGAGCCGCGCCGCCCGTGCCCCGGACGGGCCCCGCCACGCCGCCAACGCGGGACCCGCAGCCGGCCCGCGTCGTCCTGTCAACCTCGACTCAGCGCTGGCCGCGCTGCGCAAGGAGATG TTGTCTACAGGTGGGGCTTCGGCAGTTGGACATGTCCCTGTTGTGCCAGCTGTGGGGCCTGTACGAGTCAATCCAGGACTACAAACACCTGTGCCAAGACCTGAGCTTCTGCCAGGACCTGTCATCCTCCCTCCATTCGGACAGCTCCTACCCACCGGATGCGGGCCTGTCTGA